In Castanea sativa cultivar Marrone di Chiusa Pesio chromosome 6, ASM4071231v1, a single window of DNA contains:
- the LOC142638230 gene encoding uncharacterized protein LOC142638230 encodes MIELRKKRDHTVFMTLKKELAMAVQSAHRAEEIAINSYKSLRAEESRRETAQKISDLHKKKLQEVTAKLAKVESAKAGLEADLKTTTKQAEDQCLMLRQAEDNLLVARRLVEDLKKDLHESEKAKEEAIKGKEEAIEEKKKAEKAKEEAENSRDQAEQDGYDIGVKEVTETFKAQVPEVCRHYCLQVWNEALSQAGVDASSTLWKAESVYYPPAIRASSIPDTAQEAAQGSSEDKGGDLAEDSTLPEDAPEQLDPAQEKAIEDVQPSSDLRESSKDELGDQANPITLIDDPKGKGIAVESSAQLPSPQDSKGPLKIKLKQ; translated from the exons atgattgagctgagaaagaaaagggaccacaccgtcttcatgactttgaagaaggagcttgcaatg gccgttcaatctgcccatagggcggaagagattgccattaattcctacaagtctctgagggccgaggagtCCAGGCGTGAAACTGctcaaaagatctcggaccttcataagaagaaactgcaggaggtcacagcaaaATTGGCTAAGGTTGAGAGTGCCAAGGCGGGCTTAGAGGCTGATCTGAAAACGAcgactaaacaggccgaggatcagtgcctaatgcttcgccaagctgaggataacctcttagtagcacgaaggctcgtagaggatcttaagaaagatctgcacgagtctgagaaggccaaagaagaagccatcaagggcaaagaagaagccattgaggagaagaaaaaggctgagaaagcaaaggaagaggccgagaactcgagggaccaagccgaacaagacggttatgatataggcgtgaaggaggtcactgaaaccttcaaggctcaggttcccgaggtatgtaggcactactgcctccaagtgtggaatgaggcactttcccaagctggggttgatgcctcttccactctttggaaagcagagagtgtctactatcctcctgcaattcgcgcttcttccattcctgaCACTGCACAAGAAGCTGCCCAGggatcatccgaggataaggggggtgatttggctgaagactcaactcttcctgaagatgccCCTGAACAACTTGACCCTgcacaagaaaaggcaattgaagacgtacagccttcaagtgatcttcgggaatcttcaaaggatgagttgggtgatcaagctaacccaataaccttgatagatgatcccaaaggcaaaggaattgccgttgagtcctcggctcagcttccatctcctcaagactccaaaggccctctgaagattaagctgaaacagtga